A genome region from Euphorbia lathyris chromosome 4, ddEupLath1.1, whole genome shotgun sequence includes the following:
- the LOC136227140 gene encoding uncharacterized protein, whose translation MGRVFVMGILWSLLWIAMAEAEYVKYKDPKQPAAARVKDLIKRMTLEEKIAQMVQIDRLDASPDVMKTFSIGSVLSGGGSAPLPEASAEDWINMINGFQNGSLSSRLGIPMIYGIDAVHGHNNVYNATIFPHNVGLGATRDPDLVKRIGNATALEARATGIPYVFAPCIAVCRDPRWGRCYESYSEDHKIVEDMTEIILGLQGDIPSNSRKGVPYVGGKKKVAACAKHFVGDGGTTTGINENNTVIDRHGLLSIHMPAYADSILKGVSTIMVSYSSWNGEKMHANSELITGFLKNTLKFKGFVISDWQGIDRITSPPHENYTYSVQASIQAGIDMVMVPFNYTEFIDDLTSLVKKNVIPMNRIDDAVGRILLVKFSMGLFENPLADLSLVNELGSQEHRDLAREAVRKSLVLLKNGKSESNPLLPLPKRASKILVAGTHADNLGYQCGGWTISWQGFSGNNYTRGTTILSAIQSAIDPSTELVFQENPDGNFLKSSKFAYAIVVVGEAPYAETAGDSLNLTMIDPGPSIISDVCEAVKCVVIVISGRPLVMEPYISSIDAVVAAWLPGSEGQGVSDVLFGDYEFSGKLSRTWFKNVDQLPMNVNDSHYDPLFPFGFGLKTGSATPGVSARSTSGGVYGRPYMVSVMAFVIFSLGYFLT comes from the exons ATGGGTAGGGTTTTTGTAATGGGGATTTTGTGGTCATTGCTGTGGATAGCAATGGCTGAAGCAGAGTATGTTAAATACAAAGACCCCAAACAGCCAGCTGCAGCTCGAGTTAAGGACTTAATCAAGAGAATGACTCTTGAAGAAAAAATTGCTCAAATGGTTCAAATTGACAGATTGGATGCCTCTCCTGATGTTATGAAGACCTTCTCCATTG GTAGTGTACTGAGTGGTGGAGGAAGCGCACCACTGCCTGAAGCATCGGCTGAGGATTGGATTAACATGATTAATGGATTTCAAAATGGGTCCTTGTCTAGCCGTTTGGGAATTCCAATGATTTATGGCATTGATGCTGTTCATGGTCACAACAATGTCTATAATGCAACCATATTTCCCCATAATGTTGGACTTGGAGCTACTAG GGATCCTGACCTGGTGAAGAGGATTGGCAATGCAACTGCTCTTGAAGCTAGAGCCACAGGAATTCCTTATGTCTTTGCTCCATGCATAGCG GTTTGTCGAGATCCAAGATGGGGTCGGTGCTACGAGAGCTACAGTGAGGATCACAAGATTGTTGAAGACATGACAGAAATCATACTTGGTTTACAAGGAGATATTCCTTCTAATTCACGGAAAGGAGTTCCATATGTTGGTGGCAA GAAAAAAGTTGCAGCTTGTGCAAAGCACTTCGTAGGCGATGGTGGAACAACAACCGGCATCAATGAAAATAACACTGTGATTGACAGACATGGGCTGTTGAGCATCCACATGCCTGCATATGCTGATTCGATACTCAAGGGAGTTTCGACAATCATGGTTTCCTACTCCAGTTGGAACGGGGAAAAGATGCATGCAAACAGTGAGCTAATTACTGGCTTCCTCAAGAACACTCTCAAGTTTAAG GGTTTTGTTATCTCAGATTGGCAGGGTATCGACCGTATTACATCACCGCCACATGAAAACTACACATACTCTGTCCAAGCTTCAATTCAAGCAGGCATTGATATG GTCATGGTACCTTTCAACTATACTGAGTTCATTGATGATCTTACTTCCCTTGTTAAGAAAAATGTAATCCCTATGAATCGTATCGATGATGCTGTTGGAAGGATTCTGCTTGTCAAGTTTAGCATGGGCCTCTTTGAAAACCCCTTGGCTGATCTCAGCCTTGTCAATGAGCTTGGAAGCCAG GAACATAGAGACTTGGCAAGGGAAGCTGTGAGGAAATCACTTGTTCTTTTGAAGAATGGGAAGAGTGAAAGTAATCCGTTACTACCCCTTCCGAAGAGAGCTTCGAAGATTCTAGTTGCAGGCACTCATGCAGATAATTTGGGTTATCAATGTGGCGGGTGGACAATTTCATGGCAAGGATTTAGTGGGAACAACTATACAAGGG GAACCACCATCCTTAGTGCCATACAATCTGCAATTGATCCAAGTACTGAACTCGTCTTCCAAGAGAACCCTGACGGCAACTTTTTGAAGTCTAGTAAGTTTGCTTatgccattgttgttgttgggGAGGCCCCATATGCGGAGACTGCAGGAGACAGCTTGAACCTCACAATGATAGATCCGGGTCCAAGCATTATCAGCGATGTCTGCGAGGCTGTTAAGTGTGTCGTCATCGTGATCTCTGGCAGGCCTCTTGTGATGGAACCGTACATTTCCTCCATTGATGCCGTAGTGGCTGCATGGTTACCTGGCAGTGAGGGCCAAGGTGTGAGTGATGTCCTTTTCGGAGATTATGAATTTAGTGGAAAACTTTCGAGAACATGGTTCAAAAACGTAGATCAACTACCCATGAATGTTAATGATTCACACTATGATCCACTGTTCCCATTCGGGTTTGGACTTAAGACAGGGTCGGCCACTCCAGGTGTTTCAGCAAG GTCAACATCTGGTGGTGTTTATGGGAGGCCATATATGGTTTCTGTTATGGCTTTTGTTATATTTAGCTTAGGATATTTTTTAACTTGA